Proteins found in one Thalassomonas actiniarum genomic segment:
- a CDS encoding transglutaminase-like domain-containing protein produces MATLSEDFLLATPMLDFNHPQIQALIKRRKWRDLSPYDAIGATYTFVRDEIRFGYNADDRLPASQVLNDGYGQCNTKGTLFMALLRALGISARLHGFTIDNKLQRGAIPGYLFAIAPKRIIHSWVEVYQDERWVNLEGYILDKAYLKQIQSSFSGQCQSFSGFGIATQCLAAPDIDWQGQDTYIQSDGIADDFGVYNQPDDFYARHGSNLSGIKKLLFRYLLRHLMNLNVKQIRANGVCRKNRT; encoded by the coding sequence ATGGCGACATTATCCGAAGATTTTCTTTTAGCAACCCCTATGCTGGACTTTAATCACCCACAGATACAAGCCCTGATTAAACGAAGGAAATGGCGGGATTTGTCCCCCTATGATGCCATAGGTGCAACCTATACTTTTGTCCGCGATGAAATCCGCTTCGGCTATAACGCAGACGACCGCTTACCGGCAAGCCAGGTACTTAACGATGGTTACGGCCAGTGCAATACCAAAGGCACCTTATTTATGGCGCTATTGCGTGCCCTTGGCATATCAGCACGACTCCATGGTTTTACCATTGACAACAAATTACAACGCGGTGCCATTCCCGGCTATTTGTTTGCCATCGCCCCCAAGCGCATTATCCATAGCTGGGTTGAGGTATATCAGGACGAACGCTGGGTTAATCTGGAAGGTTACATTCTGGATAAAGCTTATTTGAAGCAAATACAAAGCAGCTTTTCCGGCCAATGCCAGTCCTTCTCAGGTTTTGGCATTGCCACTCAATGTCTTGCTGCACCTGACATTGACTGGCAGGGGCAGGACACTTATATACAAAGTGACGGTATTGCAGATGATTTCGGCGTATATAACCAACCGGATGATTTTTATGCCAGACACGGCAGCAACCTTTCCGGCATTAAAAAACTGCTTTTCCGTTATCTGTTGCGTCATTTAATGAATTTAAACGTGAAACAAATCCGTGCCAATGGCGTTTGCCGAAAAAACCGAACATAG